From Saimiri boliviensis isolate mSaiBol1 chromosome 9, mSaiBol1.pri, whole genome shotgun sequence, a single genomic window includes:
- the VAPB gene encoding vesicle-associated membrane protein-associated protein B/C isoform X1 translates to MAKVEQVLSLEPQHELKFRGPFTDVVTTNLKLGNPTDRNVCFKVKTTAPRRYCVRPNSGIIDAGASINVSVMLQPFDYDPNEKSKHKFMVQSMFAPTDTSDMEAVWKEAKPEDLMDSKLRCVFELPAENDKPHDVEINKIISTTASKTETPTVSKSLSSSLDDAEVKKVMEECKRLQSEVQRLREENKQFKEEDGLRMRKTVQSNSPISVLAPTGKEEGLSTRLLALVVLFFIVGVIIGKIAL, encoded by the exons GTCCCTTTACCGATGTTGTCACCACCAACCTAAAGCTTGGCAACCCGACAGACCGAAATGTGTGTTTTAAGGTGAAGACCACAGCACCTCGTAGGTACTGTGTGAGGCCCAACAGCGGGATCATCGATGCAGGGGCCTCAATTAATGTATCTG tgatGTTACAGCCTTTCGATTATGATCCCAATGAGAAAAGTAAACACAAGTTTATGGTTCAGTCTATGTTTGCTCCAACTGACACTTCAGATATGGAAGCAGTA tgGAAGGAGGCAAAACCGGAAGACCTTATGGATTCAAAACTTAGATGTGTGTTTGAATTGCCAGCAGAGAATGATAAACCA CATgatgtagaaataaataaaattatatccacAACTGCATCAAAGACAGAAACACCAACGGTGTCTAAGTCTCTGAGTTCTTCTTTGGATGACGCCGAAGTTAAGAAGGTTATGGAAGAATGTAAGAGGCTGCAAAGCGAAGTTCAGAGGCTACGGGAGGAGAACAAGCAGTTCAAG GAAGAAGATGGACTGCGGATGAGGAAGACAGTGCAGAGCAACAGCCCCATTTCCGTGTTAGCCCCAACTGGGAAGGAAGAAGGCCTTAGCACCCGGCTCTTGGCTCTGGTGGTTTTATTCTTTATCGTTGGTGTAATTATTGGGAAGATTGCCTTGTAG